A window of Choloepus didactylus isolate mChoDid1 chromosome 23, mChoDid1.pri, whole genome shotgun sequence contains these coding sequences:
- the MORN3 gene encoding MORN repeat-containing protein 3 has protein sequence MPMVKCPPKSDPLWKEWARKAQKNGLRHQVYTVNGDCYVGEWRDNMKHGKGTQIWKKKGAIYQGDWKFGKRDGYGTLCLPDQDTGKSQKVYSGWWKGDKRSGYGIQFFGPKEYYEGEWCGNQRSGWGRMYYRNGDIYEGQWLNNKHHGEGMLRLKNGNHYEGYWQRGMKNGSGRFFHLDHGQLFEGFWVDDVAKCGTMIDFGRDEAPAPTQFPIPQIKLLDPDGVLAEALAMFKKETEKEEED, from the exons ATGCCTATGGTCAAGTGTCCCCCAAAGTCGGATCCCCTGTGGAAGGAGTGGGCCCGGAAGGCCCAGAAGAACGGACTGAGGCACCAGGTCTACACTGTCAACGGGGACTGCTATGTGGGCGAGTGgagggacaacatgaagcatg GAAAAGGAACACAGATCTGGAAGAAGAAAGGAGCCATCTATCAGGGGGACTGGAAATTTGGGAAACGAGATGGCTATGGCACCCTCTGCCTTCCTGACCAAGACACAGGGAAGTCCCAGAAAGTGTACTCAGGCTGGTGGAAAGGCGATAAGAGATCG GGCTATGGGATCCAGTTTTTCGGACCCAAGGAGTATTACGAGGGTGAGTGGTGTGGCAACCAGCGCAGCGGGTGGGGCCGCATGTACTACCGCAACGGCGACATCTACGAGGGCCAGTGGTTGAACAACAAGCACCACGGGGAGGGCATGCTGCGCCTGA AGAACGGGAACCACTATGAGGGCTACTGGCAGAGGGGCATGAAGAACGGGTCGGGACGTTTCTTCCACCTGGACCATGGTCAGCTGTTCGAAGGCTTCTGGGTGGACGACGTGGCCAAGTGCGGCACCATGATCGACTTTGGCCGTGACGAGGCCCCCGCGCCCACCCAGTTCCCCATTCCTCAG ATCAAACTTCTGGACCCCGACGGCGTGCTGGCAGAAGCCTTGGCCATGTTCaagaaggagactgagaaggaagaggaggattGA
- the ORAI1 gene encoding calcium release-activated calcium channel protein 1, which yields MHPEPAPPPSSTSPELPLGGGSTSSGSRRSHRRSGDGEPPGSPPPPPAVTYPDWIGQRYSEVMSLNEHSMQALSWRKLYLSRAKLKASSRTSALLSGFAMVAMVEVQLDADHDYPPGLLIAFSACTTVLVAVHLFALMISTCILPNIEAVSNVHNLNSVKESPHERMHRHIELAWAFSTVIGTLLFLAEVVLLCWVKFLPLKKQPGQLRPTSKPPAGGVAPNGSSGGITPGQAAAIASTTIMVPFGLVFIVFAVHFYRSLVSHKTDRQFQELNELAEFARLQDQLDHRGDHPLTPGSHYA from the exons ATGCATCCGGAGCCCGCCCCGCCCCCGAGCAGCACCAGCCCCGAGCTTCCCCTCGGCGGCGGCAGCACCTCCAGCGGCAGCCGCCGGAGCCACCGCCGCAGCGGGGACGGGGAACCCCCCGGGTCCCCGCCGCCTCCGCCCGCCGTCACCTACCCGGACTGGATCGGCCAGCGTTACTCCGAGGTGATGAGCCTCAACGAGCACTCGATGCAGGCGCTGTCCTGGCGCAAGCTCTACTTGAGCCGCGCCAAGCTCAAAGCTTCCAGCCGGACCTCGGCTCTGCTCTCCGGCTTCGCCATG gTGGCGATGGTGGAGGTGCAGCTGGACGCTGACCACGACTACCCACCGGGGCTGCTGATCGCCTTCAGTGCCTGCACCACGGTGCTGGTGGCCGTGCACCTGTTCGCCCTCATGATCAGCACCTGCATCCTGCCCAACATCGAGGCCGTGAGCAACGTGCACAACCTCAACTCGGTCAAGGAGTCGCCCCACGAGCGCATGCACCGCCACATCGAGCTGGCCTGGGCCTTCTCCACTGTCATCGGCACGCTGCTCTTCCTGGCCGAAGTCGTGCTTCTCTGCTGGGTCAAGTTCCTGCCCCTCAAGAAGCAGCCTGGTCAGCTGCGGCCCACCAGCAAGCCCCCCGCCGGCGGCGTGGCCCCCAACGGCAGCAGCGGCGGCATCACCCCGGGCCAGGCGGCCGCCATCGCCTCCACCACCATCATGGTCCCCTTCGGCCTGGTCTTCATCGTCTTCGCCGTCCACTTTTACCGCTCACTGGTCAGCCACAAGACGGACCGACAGTTCCAGGAGCTCAATGAGCTGGCGGAGTTTGCCCGCTTGCAGGACCAGCTGGACCACAGAGGGGACCACCCCCTGACGCCCGGCAGCCACTATGCCTAA